A genomic region of Raphanus sativus cultivar WK10039 chromosome 6, ASM80110v3, whole genome shotgun sequence contains the following coding sequences:
- the LOC130495483 gene encoding uncharacterized protein LOC130495483, which translates to MEKLISENQSAFVPNRAIGDNVLITHEVLHFLKTSQAEQRCAMAVKTDMSKAYDRLEWDFIAAVLARLGFHRDLIGMIIQCISSVTYSFLINGLPRGKVVLSRGIRQGDPLSPYIFIMCSEVLSGLCNRAQEEGLIQGIKVARGCPSISHLLFADDTMFFLSANEANCDALKSILDSYESASGQSINRDKSAITFSKRAPATLKSSIMDKLQIQKEGGVGKYLGLPEHFGRRKRDLFSSIVDRIKQKARSWSTKFLSSARKLVMLQSVLSAMPSYSMTCFMLPKSLCKRLQSVVTRYWWDNKEGERKMAWVAWDKIATPKAVGGLGLRDFEKFNEALLAKIGWRLLKQPDCLLGKVLKGKYFPDSTILLAGETSTPSHGWRSALIGRDLLLKKIGWAVGNGQSINVWRDPWLSLTEQECPMGLPSEKYATLLVSDLLEPDSGNWDRELIQILFPEYESKTLCIKPSLTGAPDKLIWLGTKYGEYSSKSGYYTAIEDLLLEDPAEASFNWKKNVWALDVAPKVKNFSWKILKRAIPVGARLVERHIDTDPRCKRCGQNESITHMLFQCHYARKVWLLAPFTTDMDYSGIIDLFTDWPDLSAQKCLPPAGIATGSLFPWILWSLWKRTLSLWQSNLQGNGVYIVTQITQATSEERPPPPLVAPAGAVTVRSDAAWNMLDATAGLGWCLLTTPTGEDFRRRLEHVSSPLMAEGLALREAVLSCRSLQQRVLRFESDSSQLIKTINNQEGIAELHSVVSDILSLASEFVSVSFVWISKEKNSRADALAKSALIVVEPLVVEDALIAPN; encoded by the exons ATGGAGAAGCTGATCTCGGAGAACCAATCGGCCTTTGTCCCGAACAGAGCTATCGGTGACAATGTGCTTATCACTCATGAGGTACTTCATTTCTTAAAGACCTCTCAGGCGGAACAGAGATGTGCTATGGCGGTGAAGACAGACATGAGCAAAGCCTATGACCGCCTTGAATGGGACTTTATTGCCGCAGTGCTGGCTCGGTTGGGATTCCACCGAGACCTTATTGGCATGATCATACAGTGTATTTCATCTGTTACATACTCCTTCCTCATTAACGGCTTGCCTAGAGGGAAGGTAGTACTGAGCCGAGGGATTCGTCAAGGCGACCCCCTCTCTCCCTACATATTCATAATGTGTAGTGAAGTCCTCTCGGGATTATGTAATCGAGCTCAAGAAGAAGGGCTGATACAAGGGATCAAAGTTGCGAGAGGATGCCCTAGTATTAGCCACTTACTTTTTGCAGACGATACAATGTTCTTTCTCAGTGCCAATGAAGCGAATTGCGATGCACTCAAGTCCATACTCGACAGCTATGAATCTGCCTCGGGGCAGTCCATTAATAGAGATAAGTCCGCAATCACTTTCTCAAAGAGAGCTCCAGCCACGCTCAAGAGTTCTATCATGGACAAGCTTCAAATACAAAAAGAAGGAGGAGTGGGGAAGTACCTCGGACTACCGGAGCACTTTGGACGTCGTAAACGGGATTTATTCTCTTCCATAGTGGATCGTATCAAGCAAAAAGCCAGGAGCTGGTCTACAAAATTCCTATCCTCAGCCCGCAAGCTAGTCATGTTGCAAAGTGTACTGTCGGCAATGCCTTCCTACTCTATGACCTGTTTTATGCTCCCCAAGTCTCTGTGCAAACGCCTCCAATCGGTGGTCACTCGTTACTGGTGGGATAACAAAGAAGGAGAAAGGAAAATGGCATGGGTGGCTTGGGACAAGATAGCCACACCGAAGGCTGTTGGGGGACTCGGGTTGCGAGACTTTGAAAAGTTTAATGAAGCTTTACTTGCAAAAATCGGCTGGAGGCTTCTTAAGCAGCCTGACTGTCTCCTTGGCAAGGTTCTGAAGGGGAAATATTTTCCAGACTCTACTATACTGCTTGCAGGAGAAACGTCTACTCCCTCTCATGGGTGGCGAAGTGCACTGATCGGTAGAGACCTCCTTCTCAAAAAGATCGGATGGGCTGTGGGAAATGGTCAATCCATTAATGTCTGGAGAGATCCATGGTTGTCATTGACAGAACAGGAATGTCCGATGGGACTTCCCTCTGAAAAATATGCTACGCTCTTGGTCTCGGACTTGCTGGAACCTGATTCCGGAAACTGGGATAGAGAGCTAATTCAGATATTGTTCCCAGAGTATGAATCGAAAACTCTTTGCATTAAGCCAAGTTTAACCGGGGCTCCGGACAAACTTATTTGGCTGGGAACAAAGTATGGTGAGTACTCATCCAAATCTGGGTACTACACTGCCATTGAAGACCTGTTGCTTGAAGACCCAGCTGAGGCTAGCTTTAATTGGAAGAAGAATGTCTGGGCACTGGATGTCGCTCCAAAGGTGAAAAATTTCTCTTGGAAAATCCTGAAAAGGGCCATCCCTGTTGGCGCCCGACTTGTTGAACGACACATTGACACCGATCCTAGATGCAAGAGATGTGGGCAAAACGAATCTATCACTCATATGCTCTTCCAATGTCATTATGCACGAAAGGTTTGGCTTTTAGCTCCTTTCACAACTGACATGGACTACAGTGGAATAATAGATTTGTTTACTGACTGGCCCGATCTAAGCGCCCAAAAATGCCTCCCACCTGCTGGCATCGCTACTGGTTCACTCTTCCCATGGATCTTGTGGTCTTTGTGGAAG AGGACACTCTCTCTATGGCAATCAAACTTGCAAGGGAATGGAGTATACATAGTAACCCAGATAACTCAGGCAACAAGCGAGGAACGCCCCCCCCCCCCTTTGGTTGCACCGGCTGGTGCTGTAACAGTTCGGTCAGATGCTGCGTGGAATATGCTGGATGCTACTGCAGGTTTGGGTTGGTGCCTCCTCACTACCCCGACAGGTGAAGATTTCCGGAGGCGACTGGAACATGTCTCTTCTCCTCTAATGGCGGAAGGGCTGGCTCTACGAGAGGCTGTTCTGTCATGCCGTTCATTGCAACAGAGAGTGCTGAGGTTTGAATCTGATTCTTCCCAGCTCATCAAGACAATCAACAATCAGGAGGGGATAGCTGAACTTCATAGTGTTGTCTCAGATATCTTATCCCTTGCATCTGAATTTGTTAGCGTTTCTTTTGTTTGGATTTCGAAAGAGAAGAACTCACGAGCGGATGCTCTGGCTAAATCAGCCTTGATTGTAGTTGAACCCCTGGTGGTTGAGGATGCTTTAATTGCTCCTAACTAA
- the LOC108812111 gene encoding calcium-dependent protein kinase 9, producing the protein MGNCFAKNHGLVKPQQNGQTRSVEGDPPPSSYTPQTRTQTTPEKPASGTNQPPAWRTASAGQGPSPTKAAKSNNSILENAYEDVKLFYTLGKELGRGQFGVTYLCTENSTGKKYACKSISKKKLVTKADKDDMRREIQIMQHLSGQPNIVEFKGAYEDEKAVNLVMELCAGGELFDRIIAKGHYSERAAASVCRQIVNVVKICHFMGVLHRDLKPENFLLSSKDDKALIKATDFGLSVFIEEGKVYRDIVGSAYYVAPEVLRRRYGKEVDIWSAGIILYILLSGVPPFWAETEKGIFDAILEGHIDFESQPWPSISNSAKDLVRRMLTADPKRRISAADVLQHPWLREGGEASDKPIDSAVLSRMKQFRAMNKLKKLALKVIAENINTEEIQGLKAMFANIDTDNSGTITYEELREGLAKLGSKLTEAEVKQLMDAADVDGNGSIDYIEFITATMHRHRLESDENLYKAFQHFDKDSSGYITTDELEVALKEYGMGDDATIKEVLSDVDSDNDGRINYEEFCAMMRSGNPQQQQPRLF; encoded by the exons ATGGGCAATTGCTTTGCCAAGAACCATGGACTGGTGAAGCCTCAGCAGAACGGGCAGACCAGATCAGTCGAAGGAGATCCACCGCCGTCGTCGTATACTCCACAGACTAGAACCCAGACAACGCCGGAGAAACCAGCCTCCGGGACCAACCAACCGCCGGCGTGGAGAACGGCGTCTGCAGGGCAAGGACCAAGCCCCACCAAAGCGGCGAAGAGCAACAACTCGATCCTAGAGAACGCTTACGAAGACGTGAAGCTGTTCTACACGCTGGGGAAGGAGCTAGGGAGAGGGCAGTTCGGGGTGACGTATCTCTGCACGGAGAACTCGACGGGGAAGAAGTACGCTTGCAAGTCTATCtccaagaagaagctggtgacgAAAGCCGACAAGGACGATATGAGGAGAGAGATTCAGATAATGCAGCATTTGAGCGGGCAGCCTAATATCGTGGAGTTTAAAGGGGCTTATGAGGATGAGAAGGCTGTGAATCTGGTGATGGAGCTTTGCGCTGGTGGCGAGTTGTTTGATAGGATCATTGCCAAGGGGCATTACAGCGAGAGAGCGGCTGCTTCTGTGTGTAGGCAGATTGTGAATGTTGTCAAGATTTGTCATTTCATGGGTGTGTTGCATAGAGACCTCAAGCCTGAGAATTTCTTGCTTTCTAGCAAAGATGACAAGGCGTTGATCAAGGCTACTGATTTTGGCTTGTCTGTCTTCATTGAAGAAG GAAAAGTATATAGAGATATAGTTGGGAGTGCATACTATGTAGCTCCTGAAGTCTTACGTCGAAGATACGGGAAAGAAGTTGATATATGGAGTGCTGGAATCATATTGTACATTCTACTCAGTGGTGTACCCCCGTTTTGGGCTG AAACCGAGAAAGGGATATTTGATGCTATATTGGAAGGCCATATCGACTTTGAAAGTCAACCATGGCCATCAATCTCCAACAGTGCCAAAGATTTGGTGCGTAGAATGTTGACTGCTGATCCAAAAAGGCGTATTTCTGCCGCTGATGTTCTTC AGCATCCGTGGCTTAGAGAAGGTGGAGAAGCATCGGACAAGCCTATTGACAGTGCTGTACTATCAAGGATGAAACAGTTCAGAGCAATGAATAAGCTAAAGAAACTTGCTTTAAAG GTCATTGCGGAGAATATCAACACTGAAGAGATCCAAGGATTAAAGGCGATGTTTGCTAACATAGACACAGACAACAGTGGCACAATCACATATGAAGAACTGAGAGAAGGTTTAGCCAAACTGGGATCTAAACTCACAGAAGCTGAAGTGAAGCAGCTCATGGATGCT GCTGATGTTGACGGGAACGGGTCAATAGACTACATTGAGTTTATTACTGCAACTATGCATAGACACAGGCTTGAAAGTGATGAGAATCTTTACAAAGCTTTCCAGCATTTTGACAAAGACAGCAGCGG ATACATTACAACAGACGAGCTGGAAGTAGCACTGAAAGAATATGGAATGGGAGATGATGCAACAATCAAAGAGGTTCTCTCAGATGTTGACTCTGATAAC GATGGTAGAATCAACTATGAAGAGTTCTGTGCGATGATGAGAAGTGGAAATCCACAACAGCAACAACCTCGACTGTTCTAG